In Bacteroidota bacterium, a single genomic region encodes these proteins:
- a CDS encoding ParB/RepB/Spo0J family partition protein, protein MSSIKKSALGRGLSALLENSETDITQTKLENDGSRDHHVSGSVPLLKVEQIEANPFQPRTHFEEEALLELSESIRKHGIIQPVTVRKMGYDKYQLISGERRFRASQIAGLTEVPAYVRVANDQAMLEMALVENIQRENLDAIEVAISYKRLIDECNLTQEELSNKVSKQRSTITNFLRLLKLPIEIQLGVRERKISMAHARTLINVEDKETQIALFEAISEQDLSVRQVEEMVKSLNEKEPDEVIATSVPKAKKLIELSGEHKKIASELKSKFSKSAEFKRLPNGKGKIVIPFNSDEDLNKLLSMLGV, encoded by the coding sequence ATGAGTAGCATTAAGAAAAGCGCACTGGGTCGTGGACTCAGCGCATTGTTAGAAAATTCGGAAACAGATATTACCCAAACTAAGTTGGAAAACGATGGCTCTCGCGACCATCACGTTTCCGGTTCAGTTCCTTTATTGAAAGTGGAGCAAATTGAAGCCAATCCCTTTCAACCCCGCACCCATTTCGAAGAAGAAGCTTTACTCGAACTTTCTGAATCCATTCGCAAACACGGCATAATTCAACCGGTTACCGTGCGCAAAATGGGTTATGATAAATACCAACTTATTTCAGGGGAACGCAGGTTTCGTGCTTCTCAAATTGCAGGCTTAACCGAAGTACCGGCCTATGTTCGCGTTGCAAACGATCAGGCAATGCTCGAAATGGCCTTGGTTGAAAACATTCAACGCGAAAACCTCGATGCCATTGAAGTAGCCATAAGCTACAAACGCTTAATTGACGAATGTAACCTCACCCAAGAAGAATTGAGTAATAAGGTAAGTAAACAACGCTCTACCATCACCAATTTTTTACGCTTGTTAAAACTTCCAATAGAAATTCAATTGGGAGTGCGCGAACGTAAAATCTCGATGGCGCATGCTCGTACCCTTATTAATGTAGAAGATAAAGAAACTCAAATCGCTTTATTTGAAGCCATTTCAGAGCAAGATTTATCGGTTCGCCAAGTGGAAGAAATGGTAAAAAGCCTCAACGAAAAAGAACCGGATGAGGTGATTGCTACTAGCGTTCCCAAGGCTAAAAAATTAATTGAGCTAAGTGGAGAACATAAAAAAATTGCTTCCGAATTAAAAAGCAAGTTCAGTAAAAGTGCCGAATTTAAAAGACTACCAAATGGAAAAGGAAAAATTGTGATTCCTTTTAATTCGGATGAAGATTTAAATAAGTTGCTTTCAATGCTTGGTGTTTAA
- the lepB gene encoding signal peptidase I, translated as MVVIFLGLITFGLYFVLRKSDKKKSMGREWADAIIFAVIAATLIRTFFIEAYTIPTSSMEKSLLVGDFLFVSKVSYGARIPNTPLSFPFAHHTLPFTDDTKSYLEWIKLPYYRLPGLGEIKNNDVVVFNYPMEDFRPVDKQENYIKRCVAIPGDTLQVKESTLYINNKMAEKPANMQFRYHVVTDGTMLNPKTIQELNITDGNPLETPGEYVMMLTKETVEKVKQIAVVKSVEPYIENPKLADTMSMYPHDRNFPWNVDNYGPIVIPKEGATVNLTRKNLALYSRVIETYEHNKLEVKDSIIYINGNVANSYTFKMDYYFMMGDNRHNSADSRFWGFVPIDHIVGKGVFVWLSLDPNESNLFKKIRWNRVFSFITDYGVTHSFFLPIAGVIALIYGGLALYRRRKGAKV; from the coding sequence ATGGTGGTTATCTTCTTAGGATTAATCACGTTTGGATTATACTTCGTCCTCCGCAAAAGCGACAAAAAAAAATCAATGGGGCGCGAATGGGCCGATGCCATTATTTTTGCAGTGATTGCAGCCACTTTAATTCGTACCTTTTTTATTGAAGCCTACACCATCCCAACCTCTTCGATGGAAAAATCCTTGCTCGTGGGCGATTTTCTTTTCGTAAGTAAAGTGAGTTATGGCGCACGCATTCCTAACACGCCTCTTTCGTTTCCTTTTGCCCACCATACACTTCCATTTACCGACGATACAAAATCTTACTTAGAGTGGATTAAACTTCCTTACTACCGTTTGCCGGGATTGGGCGAAATTAAAAACAACGATGTGGTGGTTTTCAATTATCCTATGGAGGATTTCAGACCGGTGGATAAACAAGAAAATTATATTAAACGCTGTGTTGCCATTCCCGGCGATACATTGCAGGTAAAAGAAAGCACGCTTTACATCAACAATAAAATGGCCGAAAAGCCGGCCAACATGCAATTCCGTTACCATGTGGTAACCGATGGAACCATGCTTAATCCCAAAACGATTCAAGAACTAAATATTACCGATGGTAATCCGCTCGAAACTCCGGGTGAATATGTGATGATGCTTACCAAAGAAACAGTCGAAAAGGTAAAACAAATTGCCGTGGTGAAAAGTGTGGAACCTTATATCGAAAATCCAAAACTTGCGGATACCATGAGCATGTATCCACACGATAGAAATTTTCCTTGGAATGTGGATAATTATGGGCCCATTGTAATTCCTAAGGAAGGTGCCACTGTTAATTTAACAAGAAAGAACCTTGCACTTTATTCCCGAGTTATAGAGACTTACGAGCACAATAAATTGGAAGTAAAAGACAGTATAATTTACATAAATGGAAATGTTGCCAATTCCTATACTTTTAAAATGGATTACTATTTTATGATGGGTGACAACCGCCATAATTCAGCCGATTCACGCTTTTGGGGATTTGTGCCTATTGATCACATTGTTGGAAAAGGTGTGTTTGTATGGTTGAGTTTAGATCCTAATGAAAGCAATCTCTTTAAAAAAATACGCTGGAATAGAGTATTCTCCTTTATTACCGATTATGGTGTAACGCATTCCTTTTTCCTACCCATTGCAGGTGTAATTGCTTTAATTTATGGGGGATTAGCACTTTACAGAAGACGAAAAGGCGCAAAAGTTTAA
- a CDS encoding YwbE family protein, with translation MESNNKAHYRENIRLGMEVAIVLKKDQKTGKRTLGKVQWILTSAPYHSRGIKVQLVNRQVGRVQEIISAEA, from the coding sequence ATGGAAAGCAATAACAAAGCCCATTACAGAGAAAATATTCGCTTGGGAATGGAGGTTGCCATTGTGCTAAAAAAAGATCAAAAAACCGGCAAGCGTACGCTTGGAAAAGTGCAGTGGATTTTAACCAGCGCCCCCTATCATTCAAGAGGCATAAAAGTGCAACTGGTAAACCGACAAGTGGGTAGAGTGCAAGAAATTATTTCTGCAG
- a CDS encoding Re/Si-specific NAD(P)(+) transhydrogenase subunit alpha codes for MILSVPKETKEKENRVALTPDVVKALVKAGFECRIQKDAGARSYFPDEAYLAAGATIVESINKVYSEADVVLKVNAPHPAEITWMKKEAVLISFMFAATNPDLVDACVKAGISAFSMDAVPRISRAQKMDALSSQANLAGYKSVLLAADTLGKILPMMTTAAGTIRPSKVVIFGAGVAGLQAIATAKRLGAVVEVSDVRTDTKEQVESLGGKFIEVPSDNTIMVEGGYVRSVSEEFLTKQKETVAKHVKDADIVITTALIPGKKAPLLVTDEMVKSMRYGSVILDMAVEQGGNVIGSELNKTVQKHGVTIIGESNLPSMLPMNASDLYAKNIQTLLLHLADKDKFKWEMEEDITKGSLITHQGKAVHTSVAKPVTA; via the coding sequence TTGATACTATCTGTTCCCAAAGAAACCAAAGAAAAAGAAAACCGAGTGGCACTTACTCCTGATGTTGTGAAAGCCCTCGTTAAAGCAGGTTTCGAATGCCGCATACAAAAAGATGCCGGTGCACGCTCCTATTTTCCCGATGAAGCTTATCTTGCTGCAGGTGCTACAATTGTTGAATCAATTAATAAGGTTTACTCGGAAGCCGATGTAGTGCTTAAAGTAAATGCACCCCATCCGGCCGAAATCACTTGGATGAAAAAAGAGGCAGTGCTTATTTCTTTTATGTTCGCTGCAACCAATCCCGATTTAGTAGATGCCTGTGTGAAAGCAGGAATTTCGGCCTTTTCGATGGATGCAGTTCCGCGTATTTCACGCGCACAAAAAATGGATGCGCTTTCCTCTCAAGCTAATTTAGCCGGATATAAAAGTGTTTTGCTTGCCGCTGATACACTAGGTAAAATCTTACCAATGATGACCACCGCAGCTGGCACAATTCGCCCTTCGAAAGTGGTGATATTTGGTGCAGGTGTAGCAGGTTTACAAGCCATTGCAACAGCTAAACGATTGGGTGCTGTGGTGGAAGTGAGCGACGTGCGCACCGATACTAAAGAACAAGTGGAATCCCTTGGCGGTAAATTTATTGAAGTTCCTTCCGATAATACCATTATGGTTGAAGGGGGTTATGTTCGAAGCGTTTCAGAAGAATTTCTAACCAAGCAAAAAGAAACCGTTGCAAAACACGTGAAAGATGCCGATATCGTAATTACGACGGCACTCATACCAGGCAAAAAAGCACCTTTGCTCGTAACCGACGAAATGGTAAAAAGCATGCGCTATGGTTCTGTAATCTTGGATATGGCCGTTGAGCAAGGTGGAAATGTAATAGGAAGCGAATTAAATAAAACAGTTCAAAAACACGGCGTAACCATCATTGGCGAAAGTAATTTACCTTCTATGCTTCCCATGAACGCGAGCGATTTATACGCTAAAAATATTCAAACTCTCCTCCTTCACCTTGCCGATAAAGACAAATTCAAATGGGAAATGGAAGAAGACATCACAAAAGGTAGTCTTATCACACACCAAGGAAAAGCAGTGCACACCAGTGTTGCAAAGCCAGTAACTGCTTAA
- a CDS encoding NAD(P) transhydrogenase subunit alpha, which produces MSEILDFIGNNKDMIYFIVLSIFVGVEVIGGVPTVLHTPLMSGANAIHGVVVVGAIYVMMSVDPSDYLALGLGFLAVVLGTLNVVGGFVVTDRMLDMFKKK; this is translated from the coding sequence ATGTCAGAAATATTAGATTTTATCGGGAACAATAAGGATATGATTTACTTCATCGTGCTTTCCATTTTTGTGGGTGTAGAAGTAATTGGCGGTGTTCCAACGGTTTTGCATACCCCCTTAATGTCGGGTGCAAACGCCATACACGGTGTAGTAGTAGTAGGTGCAATATATGTGATGATGAGCGTAGATCCAAGCGATTACCTAGCTTTAGGTTTGGGCTTCCTTGCAGTTGTGCTTGGAACCTTAAACGTGGTAGGTGGATTCGTAGTAACCGACCGCATGCTCGACATGTTTAAAAAGAAATAA
- a CDS encoding ParA family protein, producing MGKIISIANQKGGVGKTTTAINLAASLAVLEFKTLLVDADPQANSTSGVGFDPRNIKTSIYECLINEVEPQDIILETASPNLYLLPAHIDLVGAEIEIVNLPDRERMMRAALAKIKDDYDFIIIDCSPSLGLVTINALTASDSVIIPVQCEYFALEGLGKLLNTIKIVQSRLNTDLEIEGILLTMYDIRLRLSNQVVEDVKTHFQSMVFDTIIQRNTKLGEAPSFGETIIIHDASSKGAINYLNLAREVLQKNNLTKISSEEKIIDVQDE from the coding sequence ATGGGAAAAATTATTTCGATAGCGAATCAAAAAGGAGGTGTAGGTAAAACTACCACCGCCATTAACCTTGCTGCAAGTTTAGCAGTGTTGGAATTTAAAACATTACTGGTGGACGCCGACCCGCAAGCGAATTCTACGTCGGGCGTTGGCTTTGACCCACGCAATATTAAAACCAGCATTTACGAATGCTTAATCAATGAAGTGGAGCCTCAAGATATAATTCTTGAAACAGCTTCGCCTAATTTATATTTATTGCCCGCACACATCGATTTAGTAGGTGCCGAAATTGAAATCGTAAACCTTCCCGACCGTGAGCGTATGATGCGTGCTGCCCTTGCAAAAATTAAGGATGATTACGATTTTATCATTATCGATTGCTCTCCTTCTTTGGGATTGGTTACCATCAATGCCTTAACTGCATCCGATTCGGTAATCATTCCGGTGCAATGCGAGTACTTTGCCTTAGAAGGTTTAGGAAAATTACTTAACACCATTAAAATTGTTCAATCCCGCCTCAATACCGATTTAGAGATTGAAGGTATTTTACTTACCATGTACGACATCCGTTTGCGCTTAAGCAATCAGGTGGTGGAAGATGTTAAAACACATTTTCAATCCATGGTATTTGATACCATTATACAACGCAATACCAAGTTGGGCGAAGCCCCTAGCTTTGGCGAAACCATTATCATTCACGATGCCAGCTCAAAAGGTGCTATCAATTACTTGAATTTAGCACGTGAAGTATTGCAAAAAAATAACTTAACAAAAATTTCTTCAGAAGAAAAAATCATAGACGTACAAGATGAGTAG
- a CDS encoding WbqC family protein, protein MQHDSILLSTAYFAPAEYYSELLAHQTIHIEQHEFFLKQTFRNRCEILAANGKQTLSIPLQERKNKSLTKDIRIDYKTPWQLQHWRSISSAYNASPFFEFYQDDLFPLFERKFDFLLDLNQAAQEKILEIMGIKIKTLLTPHYDAEPESITDARNLFTPKIKSQKNFPPYIQVFENKYEFVPNLSILDALFNLGNECEYYLRSIY, encoded by the coding sequence ATGCAACACGACTCCATTTTGTTAAGCACTGCTTACTTTGCGCCGGCGGAGTATTACAGTGAGTTGCTTGCGCATCAAACCATTCATATTGAGCAGCACGAATTTTTTTTAAAGCAAACCTTTCGCAACCGCTGTGAAATTTTAGCAGCCAATGGAAAACAAACGCTAAGTATTCCGCTTCAAGAACGCAAAAATAAAAGCCTTACAAAAGACATCCGCATTGATTACAAAACACCGTGGCAATTGCAGCATTGGCGCAGCATTTCTAGTGCCTACAACGCTTCCCCGTTTTTCGAATTTTATCAAGACGATTTATTTCCACTTTTTGAAAGAAAATTTGATTTTTTACTGGATTTAAATCAAGCCGCACAAGAAAAGATTCTTGAAATTATGGGCATCAAAATAAAAACGCTGCTAACCCCACACTATGATGCGGAACCGGAATCAATAACCGATGCGCGCAATCTATTTACTCCTAAAATCAAAAGTCAAAAAAATTTTCCACCCTACATTCAAGTCTTCGAAAACAAGTACGAATTTGTTCCCAACCTAAGTATTTTAGATGCGCTGTTTAATTTAGGAAACGAATGCGAATATTATTTAAGAAGCATTTACTAA
- a CDS encoding metal-dependent hydrolase: MKITYYGHSCFEIVVNGKKLLFDPFITPNELAKAVDISKIMPDYILVSHGHADHIADCMTIAEQSGATVVANYEVVSWLRKQGLKNGHEMNVGGKWMCDFGKVKCVAAVHSSSMPDGAYGGVAMGFIIESSEGNFYYAGDTALTYDMKLIGEFRQLNFAFLPIGDNFTMGIDNAVICSKFIKCDKLVGMHYDSFPPIKIDHEEALSKFRDAGKELILMKIGASVEL, from the coding sequence ATGAAGATAACATATTACGGCCATTCTTGTTTTGAAATCGTTGTGAATGGTAAAAAATTACTGTTCGACCCTTTTATTACTCCAAACGAGCTAGCAAAAGCGGTCGACATCAGCAAAATAATGCCCGATTATATTTTGGTCTCTCACGGGCATGCGGATCATATCGCCGATTGCATGACAATTGCCGAACAAAGCGGTGCTACTGTTGTTGCAAATTATGAAGTGGTATCCTGGTTACGCAAACAAGGACTGAAAAACGGACATGAAATGAACGTAGGCGGAAAGTGGATGTGCGATTTCGGAAAAGTAAAATGCGTGGCTGCAGTGCATTCCAGCAGTATGCCCGATGGTGCTTACGGCGGCGTGGCAATGGGCTTTATTATTGAAAGCAGCGAAGGAAATTTTTATTATGCCGGAGATACTGCACTTACTTACGACATGAAACTAATTGGTGAGTTTCGTCAATTGAATTTTGCCTTTTTGCCTATTGGCGATAACTTTACGATGGGTATTGATAATGCGGTAATTTGCAGCAAATTTATTAAATGCGATAAACTAGTGGGAATGCATTACGATTCATTTCCACCTATAAAAATAGATCACGAAGAAGCGCTTTCAAAATTCCGAGATGCAGGAAAAGAGCTGATTTTAATGAAAATTGGCGCATCAGTTGAACTTTAA
- a CDS encoding M42 family metallopeptidase: MAKKTQSILTKNSLTFLEKYINNAAPTGFEKEGQKLWLNYIRPYIDEHIVDTYGTVVGVINPKAEYKVVIEAHADEISWFVNYITNDGFIYLKRNGGSDHQIAPSKRVNIHTDKGIVKAVFGWPAIHVRDAAKEETPTLKNIFLDCGCNSKEEVEKLGVQVGCVITYEDEFMILNDRYYVGRALDNRIGGFMIAEVARLLHENKVKLPFGLYITNSVQEEVGLRGAEMITHRIKPNVAIVTDVTHDTQTPMMNKIVSGDIHCGKGPSLTVGPAVQNNLLKLIFDAAEKNKIPYQRAAVSRATGTDTDAFAYSIGGVASALISLPLKYMHTTVEAVHKTDVENVILLIYESLKQIKKGHDFNYLK; encoded by the coding sequence ATGGCCAAGAAAACCCAATCTATCCTAACCAAAAACTCTCTTACTTTTTTAGAAAAATACATCAATAATGCTGCCCCTACAGGATTTGAAAAAGAAGGACAAAAATTATGGCTGAATTATATCCGCCCTTATATTGACGAGCATATTGTGGATACCTACGGAACAGTTGTTGGGGTAATAAATCCGAAGGCTGAGTATAAGGTGGTAATTGAGGCCCATGCCGATGAAATTTCCTGGTTTGTAAATTACATTACGAATGATGGTTTTATTTACTTGAAACGAAATGGAGGGTCTGATCACCAAATCGCGCCCAGCAAAAGAGTAAATATTCATACCGATAAAGGCATCGTTAAGGCTGTATTTGGATGGCCCGCCATTCATGTTCGAGATGCCGCAAAAGAGGAAACTCCTACCCTTAAAAACATTTTTTTAGATTGCGGTTGTAACTCCAAAGAAGAAGTTGAAAAGCTGGGCGTACAGGTAGGATGTGTGATTACCTACGAAGATGAGTTTATGATATTGAATGATCGCTATTATGTTGGCCGTGCTCTAGATAATCGTATTGGAGGCTTTATGATTGCTGAAGTTGCTCGCCTTTTGCACGAAAACAAAGTGAAACTACCTTTTGGATTGTACATCACAAATTCGGTTCAAGAAGAAGTTGGTTTGCGTGGCGCTGAAATGATTACACACCGTATTAAACCTAACGTTGCAATAGTTACCGATGTCACACATGATACACAAACACCCATGATGAATAAAATTGTGAGTGGTGATATTCATTGCGGAAAAGGACCATCGTTAACAGTTGGACCCGCAGTTCAAAACAATTTATTAAAATTGATTTTTGACGCAGCGGAAAAAAATAAAATTCCTTACCAACGTGCCGCAGTTTCGCGCGCTACCGGAACGGATACCGATGCATTTGCTTATTCAATTGGCGGAGTTGCTTCTGCGCTTATTTCGCTTCCGCTGAAATACATGCACACCACTGTAGAAGCAGTGCATAAAACGGATGTTGAAAATGTAATTTTATTGATTTACGAAAGCCTTAAACAAATTAAAAAAGGACACGATTTTAATTACCTGAAATAG
- a CDS encoding T9SS type A sorting domain-containing protein — MKHVILIFLALLISCASFAQRNFVKEQKVGTNGIAFVKTLSCADTLGLCAYNASPQALYKDQLGGYAVGTNFFGDIAKAQEFLVDDTARYNIRKVMFFFAAKKKAAQDSFLLVNIYKIDSIGFSAGNTTKACPDTIIASRKLFLDSIDTIAGHPTVLDFEWGVSTKGKFAIGFDMSHLDTADRVGLYSTKDSSALKTELSWEKQSNGRWYTMLRSWPLDVDFAIFPIVDKTAIGIKELSASSSLALSIHPNPSNTTSNVQFTITESSPVQLSICDKNGKMIHLKKYSILEKGLHEITLPTADYASGVYTLKVQTAAAYKSLKLIVLHD; from the coding sequence ATGAAACATGTTATTTTGATTTTTCTTGCACTATTAATTTCATGCGCAAGCTTTGCTCAACGCAATTTTGTGAAAGAACAAAAAGTCGGAACAAATGGAATTGCTTTTGTAAAAACCTTAAGTTGTGCAGATACCTTGGGTTTATGTGCGTATAATGCGTCTCCTCAAGCTTTGTACAAAGACCAATTGGGTGGTTATGCAGTAGGAACAAATTTTTTTGGGGATATTGCCAAAGCACAAGAATTTTTAGTGGATGATACCGCTCGCTACAACATTCGCAAAGTAATGTTCTTTTTTGCCGCCAAGAAAAAAGCTGCACAAGATTCCTTTCTATTGGTTAATATTTATAAAATAGACAGCATTGGCTTTTCTGCAGGAAATACCACAAAAGCCTGCCCGGATACAATTATCGCCTCTCGTAAATTATTTTTAGATTCAATTGATACCATTGCCGGACACCCTACCGTGTTGGATTTTGAATGGGGTGTGAGTACCAAAGGCAAATTCGCAATAGGTTTCGACATGAGTCATTTGGATACAGCAGATAGAGTAGGCTTGTATTCAACAAAAGACTCATCTGCATTAAAAACAGAACTATCCTGGGAAAAACAAAGTAATGGCCGCTGGTACACCATGCTCAGAAGTTGGCCGCTGGATGTTGATTTTGCAATTTTTCCAATTGTAGATAAAACAGCAATCGGAATAAAAGAGCTTAGCGCTTCATCATCTTTGGCGCTTTCCATTCATCCCAATCCTTCCAATACCACCTCTAATGTTCAATTTACCATAACTGAATCCAGCCCGGTTCAACTCAGCATCTGCGACAAAAATGGAAAAATGATTCACCTTAAAAAATATAGCATTCTTGAAAAAGGACTTCATGAAATAACTCTTCCTACTGCCGACTATGCTTCGGGGGTTTACACACTAAAGGTTCAAACTGCTGCCGCCTATAAAAGCTTAAAATTGATTGTCCTGCACGATTAG
- the dapB gene encoding 4-hydroxy-tetrahydrodipicolinate reductase, producing the protein MKIALLGYGKMGKEIEAIALQRGHTIVLKVSSQNASTYTNDDIKLADVAIDFSKPQWAAANSIRCFNSAIPIVMGTTGWYQKLNDVKLIATQLNQSFLYASNFSVGVNLFFELNKKLAELMKNNPEYTISMQETHHLQKLDAPSGTAISLAEDVIKVLPEKTKWVNHLSTEKAEIGIESFREEGVPGTHAITYTSEIDSIEIKHTAHNRKGFALGAVLAAEWLLGKKGVFTMKDVLGYE; encoded by the coding sequence ATGAAAATTGCATTGCTCGGTTATGGAAAAATGGGGAAAGAAATTGAAGCTATTGCACTTCAACGCGGGCATACAATTGTGTTAAAGGTTAGCTCCCAAAATGCTTCCACCTATACCAACGACGATATAAAATTAGCGGATGTTGCCATCGATTTTAGCAAACCTCAATGGGCTGCGGCCAACAGCATACGTTGCTTTAATAGTGCAATACCAATAGTTATGGGCACTACGGGTTGGTACCAAAAGTTAAATGATGTTAAGCTAATTGCTACTCAATTAAATCAATCTTTCCTTTACGCCAGCAATTTTAGTGTGGGTGTAAATTTGTTTTTTGAATTAAATAAAAAATTGGCGGAGTTGATGAAGAATAATCCCGAATACACTATAAGTATGCAGGAAACGCATCACCTCCAAAAGCTCGACGCGCCAAGCGGTACAGCAATTTCACTGGCAGAAGATGTTATAAAAGTGTTGCCTGAAAAAACGAAATGGGTGAACCATCTATCAACTGAAAAAGCAGAAATTGGAATTGAGTCCTTTCGTGAAGAAGGAGTTCCCGGTACTCACGCAATTACATACACATCAGAAATTGACAGCATCGAAATAAAACACACCGCCCATAACCGAAAAGGTTTTGCGTTGGGCGCAGTACTCGCAGCAGAATGGCTCTTAGGTAAAAAAGGAGTGTTCACCATGAAAGATGTGTTAGGTTACGAATAA
- a CDS encoding NAD(P)(+) transhydrogenase (Re/Si-specific) subunit beta, with the protein MNHNLLEICYLIGSVTFILGLKMMGNAKTAKKGNSIAAIGMTLAILGTIVLHEGEVSGIIYGLIFGAIALGTAIGWSTAKKVQMTKMPELVSMFNGMGGACAALISLIELNHHYHNEVTGATTGYGTMIAIVAGLIIGTVSFSGSIIAYLKLNGTMGKPVRLPSYNIINTAVMLAVLGFGAYFVATGGNMMLAYTLFLCAAVYGILFTIPIGGADMPVVISLLNSFTGLAAAFGGFLYDNKVMLTGGILVGSAGTLLTLIMCKAMNRPLSNVIFGAFGGGNATIGDGPDVKGSIKDIQVSDLAVQMNYARKVVIVPGYGLAVAQAQHVIHELEMLLEERGVEVKYAIHPVAGRMPGHMNVLLAEANVSYDKLVEMDDINPEFEQTDVVLIVGANDVVNPAAKSDPSSPIYGMPILEVDRAKSVVVNKRSMNAGYAGIDNLLFYDPKCSMFFGDAKKALTSLVAELKTM; encoded by the coding sequence ATGAATCATAATCTGCTCGAAATCTGTTACCTCATTGGCTCTGTAACCTTCATACTAGGTTTAAAAATGATGGGGAATGCAAAAACCGCTAAAAAAGGAAATTCAATTGCCGCAATCGGAATGACATTGGCCATACTTGGAACAATTGTGTTGCATGAAGGCGAAGTTAGTGGAATAATTTACGGATTAATATTCGGCGCCATTGCCCTCGGAACTGCCATTGGATGGTCTACCGCTAAAAAAGTGCAAATGACTAAAATGCCCGAATTGGTATCCATGTTTAACGGTATGGGTGGTGCCTGTGCTGCATTAATTTCGCTTATCGAATTAAATCACCATTACCACAACGAAGTTACCGGTGCTACCACTGGCTACGGAACCATGATTGCAATCGTAGCCGGATTAATAATCGGTACCGTTTCCTTTTCGGGAAGTATTATTGCTTACCTAAAGTTAAATGGAACCATGGGAAAACCGGTTCGCTTACCAAGTTATAATATCATAAATACAGCGGTGATGCTTGCTGTACTTGGATTTGGAGCTTACTTTGTTGCCACCGGTGGAAACATGATGCTTGCTTATACTTTATTTCTTTGCGCAGCCGTTTACGGAATTTTATTTACCATTCCAATTGGTGGTGCGGATATGCCGGTTGTGATTTCCTTGCTTAACTCTTTCACAGGATTAGCAGCCGCTTTCGGAGGATTTTTGTATGACAATAAAGTAATGTTAACAGGTGGAATTTTAGTGGGATCAGCCGGTACATTGCTAACTTTAATTATGTGCAAAGCCATGAACCGCCCGCTTAGCAACGTTATTTTTGGAGCCTTTGGCGGTGGAAATGCAACGATTGGCGACGGACCGGATGTAAAAGGTTCAATTAAAGATATTCAGGTGAGCGACCTTGCCGTGCAAATGAATTATGCACGTAAAGTGGTAATTGTTCCAGGTTACGGACTTGCAGTTGCACAAGCACAACACGTAATTCACGAATTAGAAATGCTGCTCGAAGAACGCGGCGTAGAAGTTAAATATGCCATCCATCCTGTTGCCGGTCGTATGCCCGGTCACATGAATGTGTTGCTGGCAGAGGCAAATGTTTCTTACGATAAATTAGTCGAAATGGATGACATTAATCCTGAATTTGAACAAACCGATGTGGTATTAATTGTGGGCGCCAACGATGTGGTAAATCCGGCTGCAAAGAGCGACCCCTCCTCTCCTATTTACGGAATGCCAATCTTGGAAGTGGATAGAGCCAAATCAGTTGTAGTTAACAAACGCTCCATGAATGCCGGTTATGCCGGGATTGATAACCTGCTCTTTTATGATCCCAAATGCAGCATGTTCTTCGGCGATGCTAAAAAAGCATTGACCAGCTTGGTTGCTGAACTTAAAACAATGTAA